Proteins encoded within one genomic window of Thermodesulfobacteriota bacterium:
- the minC gene encoding septum site-determining protein MinC, giving the protein MGIVVKGMTVPALLVKLDESLSVEENISQIKAKLGSDFFKGSLAVIDYESARLSEGDMRKIEEAVRSTNTRFVGYKPSLKLEKNQKAEAPQPPAAGVRTLKLIDKNIRSGQNVEHDGDVLIIGDVNPGSYITASGNIIVMGTLRGIVHAGAGGDDGAIVIALKLRAQQLRIAKWITRSPDDSEGPEYPEKAYVRNNQIIIEKIRS; this is encoded by the coding sequence ATGGGAATAGTCGTTAAAGGCATGACTGTGCCGGCCTTACTTGTCAAGCTGGACGAAAGCCTGTCTGTCGAAGAGAATATTTCGCAGATAAAAGCCAAGCTCGGAAGTGATTTCTTCAAGGGGTCCCTCGCTGTAATAGATTACGAGAGTGCGAGACTCTCCGAAGGGGACATGAGGAAAATCGAGGAGGCCGTCCGGAGCACGAACACGAGGTTTGTCGGGTACAAGCCCTCGCTCAAGCTAGAGAAAAATCAAAAGGCGGAAGCGCCTCAGCCGCCGGCCGCGGGCGTCAGGACGCTCAAGCTCATAGACAAGAACATCCGGAGCGGCCAGAACGTCGAGCACGACGGCGATGTGCTCATAATCGGCGACGTGAATCCGGGCTCTTATATAACAGCCTCGGGGAATATCATAGTCATGGGCACGCTCCGCGGCATCGTGCATGCGGGAGCGGGAGGCGACGACGGCGCGATAGTCATAGCGCTCAAGCTCCGTGCACAGCAGCTCCGGATAGCCAAGTGGATTACGAGGTCGCCGGACGATTCCGAGGGGCCCGAGTATCCCGAGAAGGCGTACGTCAGGAACAACCAGATAATAATAGAAAAAATTCGTAGCTGA
- the minD gene encoding septum site-determining protein MinD translates to MAKVIVITSGKGGVGKTTVTANLGAALASMGNKVLTIDADIGLRNLDMILGLENRIVYDIVDVVEGTVTPEKAFVKDKRSESLYLLPAAQTKNKEAVSGEQLSSIVERVKYNFNFIIIDSPAGIEGGFRTAATPAEEALVVVNPEVSSVRDADRVIGLLESMGKDKIHLIVNRIRSARVKKGEMLSVEDIEDVLRIKKIGVIPDEEKMVDYTNKGEPIVLSDNTGAGAALTNVARRLMGEDVAFSELEDKKGFFSRLLGG, encoded by the coding sequence ATGGCGAAAGTTATAGTTATTACATCCGGGAAGGGCGGTGTCGGAAAGACGACGGTTACCGCGAATCTCGGGGCCGCGCTTGCGTCCATGGGCAACAAGGTGCTCACTATAGACGCCGACATAGGTCTTCGGAATCTCGACATGATACTCGGGCTCGAGAACCGCATTGTGTACGACATAGTAGACGTCGTCGAGGGCACGGTCACACCCGAAAAGGCTTTCGTCAAGGACAAGAGGAGCGAGTCGCTGTATCTGCTTCCGGCCGCGCAGACGAAGAACAAGGAGGCCGTCAGCGGCGAGCAGCTGTCTTCGATAGTGGAGAGGGTTAAGTACAACTTCAACTTCATAATAATAGACTCGCCGGCGGGAATAGAGGGCGGGTTCAGGACCGCAGCGACACCGGCCGAGGAAGCCCTGGTCGTCGTCAACCCCGAGGTTTCTTCGGTAAGGGACGCCGACAGGGTGATAGGGCTCCTCGAATCCATGGGGAAGGATAAAATCCATCTGATCGTAAACAGGATAAGGTCCGCTCGCGTAAAGAAGGGCGAGATGCTTTCGGTCGAAGATATAGAAGACGTCCTCCGCATAAAGAAAATCGGCGTAATCCCCGACGAGGAAAAGATGGTCGATTACACGAACAAGGGCGAGCCCATTGTCCTCTCCGATAATACCGGAGCCGGCGCCGCCCTTACGAACGTTGCCCGGAGACTAATGGGAGAGGATGTAGCTTTCAGCGAGCTCGAGGACAAGAAAGGATTTTTCAGCAGACTTCTAGGGGGATGA
- the minE gene encoding cell division topological specificity factor MinE, protein MSLFGFFRRNKSANVAKERLRMVLSYERKDLPPNFADKLQKDLIRVFKKYPQLNVSAIEINVKEGNQRDELSISIPFAQRGHN, encoded by the coding sequence ATGTCTCTATTCGGATTTTTCAGACGGAACAAATCTGCCAACGTAGCGAAAGAAAGGCTCAGGATGGTTCTTTCTTACGAAAGAAAAGATCTTCCTCCGAACTTCGCGGACAAGCTCCAGAAGGACTTGATCCGTGTGTTTAAGAAGTACCCTCAGCTGAACGTCTCGGCCATAGAGATAAACGTGAAAGAGGGAAACCAGAGGGACGAGCTTTCGATTTCCATTCCGTTCGCGCAGCGCGGACACAACTGA